One Paraburkholderia kururiensis DNA window includes the following coding sequences:
- a CDS encoding type VI secretion system Vgr family protein → MNTPAKRFTDALLHPSARLTQHLRLWIGSEEHDLDVLDFKVRGGFCKDYVVSVTVTSPRLDIDGRDYVGRRAGLQVDERAAVPSATWATPVDHAAATFNGVVTRWKRVRTSRDEAAYELRIEPRFAALGKRMVHSDVLQDVTFEDLVRTKLVDGQNIDAFDVEFHLDGPQEKMEQVVMYEESVWAFIARHAKRKGIFWFYRQERGENGLLDILVFADNPRAYIRSINLPLLAGSGLHSNWHEAAQSVHGQRTLVPATIEVWERNYRTPEDPLQATANVSSGDGDRSVFGRISRSAEFHLTRQQGEALAQTRRDEQIARQVTFAGASDAKGIAPGVVIRLTNTKMPGAEYGFVVTSFRMKGSRTNPAYTRFKAMPAHLAYRPRFDYERDWRFLNGPVVGVVTTLDSAPYAFLDEYGRYPVLPKFLQGPANARNRLLHLRLLRASSSYQGGFHSPLLPGTEVLLDGAHGDVDRLHITGALHDYSHPDVVRSTDALFSYAIWRSPLLGAEIVFNDLRGKESARIATVYSQSAFNQGYLLNSKKLPRGEGFEATTQGWGTVRAAKGLFLTADAAAGADTPHLEMPAAIAQLKAALQRVTDLAMATRQAGADAADRSTQAALLDGLNQLRDAGLLASAPGGMAFVTPKSVQQSAGENVIVTAGRDMDVSVVRRLRMAVGDMISLCAHKLGINLTAAKGRLTAAALTDGMDLFAQKQLRIASENADVQVAAKSKITLNSGGASLVIEGGNMTFHCPGAFTIKAASFTFVGPDNVPTPLPVLPKSDLQVNDRPPHTN, encoded by the coding sequence ATGAATACTCCCGCAAAGCGTTTTACCGATGCGCTGCTTCACCCCAGCGCGCGCCTGACCCAGCATCTCAGGCTGTGGATCGGAAGTGAGGAGCACGATCTCGATGTGCTCGACTTCAAGGTGCGCGGCGGCTTCTGCAAGGACTACGTGGTCAGTGTGACGGTCACGTCGCCTCGGCTCGATATCGACGGCAGGGACTACGTTGGCCGGCGCGCGGGCCTGCAGGTCGACGAGCGCGCAGCAGTGCCCTCGGCCACCTGGGCCACTCCGGTCGATCACGCAGCGGCTACCTTCAACGGCGTGGTGACGCGCTGGAAGCGCGTCCGCACGAGCCGCGACGAGGCGGCCTACGAACTGCGCATCGAGCCGCGCTTTGCTGCGCTCGGCAAGCGCATGGTGCACTCCGATGTGCTTCAGGACGTCACGTTCGAGGATCTGGTCCGCACGAAGCTGGTCGACGGCCAGAACATCGACGCCTTCGATGTCGAGTTCCACCTGGACGGCCCGCAGGAAAAGATGGAGCAGGTCGTGATGTACGAGGAGTCGGTGTGGGCTTTCATCGCACGTCACGCGAAGCGCAAGGGGATTTTCTGGTTCTACCGCCAGGAGCGGGGCGAGAACGGGCTGCTCGACATTCTCGTCTTTGCGGACAATCCACGCGCCTATATCCGTTCGATCAACCTGCCGTTGCTGGCGGGTTCGGGCCTGCACAGCAACTGGCACGAGGCGGCGCAGTCGGTCCACGGGCAGCGCACGCTGGTGCCGGCCACGATCGAGGTGTGGGAGCGTAACTACCGCACGCCGGAGGACCCGCTGCAGGCCACGGCGAACGTCTCTTCCGGAGACGGCGACCGGTCGGTGTTCGGCCGGATCAGCCGCAGTGCGGAGTTTCATCTCACCCGGCAGCAGGGCGAGGCGCTCGCGCAGACGCGGCGCGACGAGCAGATCGCGCGTCAGGTGACATTCGCCGGCGCGAGCGACGCGAAAGGCATCGCACCGGGCGTGGTGATCAGGCTGACCAACACGAAGATGCCGGGCGCCGAGTACGGTTTCGTCGTGACGTCGTTCCGGATGAAGGGCAGCCGCACGAATCCAGCGTATACGCGCTTCAAGGCGATGCCGGCGCATCTGGCCTACCGGCCGCGGTTTGACTACGAGCGGGACTGGAGATTCCTGAACGGCCCTGTGGTCGGTGTCGTGACAACCCTTGATTCGGCTCCCTACGCGTTTCTTGACGAGTACGGTCGCTATCCGGTTCTGCCGAAGTTCCTGCAGGGTCCGGCGAACGCCCGCAACAGACTGCTGCATCTGCGTCTGCTGCGCGCCTCGTCGTCGTACCAGGGCGGATTCCATTCGCCGCTGTTACCCGGAACCGAGGTTTTGCTCGATGGGGCACACGGCGATGTGGACCGGCTCCATATCACCGGTGCCCTGCATGACTACTCGCATCCGGACGTAGTCCGAAGCACCGATGCGCTCTTCAGCTATGCCATCTGGCGCTCGCCGCTGCTCGGCGCGGAGATCGTGTTCAACGACCTGCGGGGCAAGGAGAGCGCCCGCATTGCCACGGTGTACAGCCAGTCGGCGTTCAATCAGGGATATCTGCTCAACAGCAAGAAGCTTCCGCGCGGTGAAGGTTTCGAGGCCACGACCCAGGGGTGGGGCACGGTGCGCGCGGCGAAGGGTTTGTTCCTCACGGCGGACGCAGCCGCCGGGGCAGACACACCGCACCTGGAGATGCCGGCGGCTATCGCACAGCTCAAGGCGGCACTGCAGCGCGTGACGGATCTGGCGATGGCGACCCGGCAGGCCGGCGCCGACGCTGCCGACCGCTCCACGCAGGCGGCGCTGCTGGATGGACTGAACCAGCTTCGCGACGCGGGGCTGCTCGCGAGCGCGCCGGGCGGCATGGCGTTCGTGACGCCGAAGTCGGTGCAGCAGTCGGCGGGCGAAAACGTGATCGTCACGGCGGGCAGGGACATGGACGTGAGTGTCGTCAGGCGTCTGCGCATGGCCGTGGGCGACATGATCTCGCTGTGCGCGCACAAGCTCGGCATCAACCTGACTGCCGCAAAGGGCAGGTTGACGGCCGCGGCGCTTACCGACGGCATGGACCTCTTCGCGCAGAAGCAGCTACGCATTGCCAGCGAGAACGCGGACGTGCAGGTGGCGGCGAAATCGAAGATCACGCTCAACAGCGGCGGCGCTTCGCTCGTGATCGAGGGCGGCAACATGACGTTCCACTGCCCCGGCGCGTTCACGATCAAGGCGGCGTCGTTCACGTTTGTCGGACCTGACAACGTGCCGACGCCGTTGCCCGTCCTGCCGAAAAGCGATCTCCAGGTCAACGACCGTCCCCCCCATACGAACTGA
- a CDS encoding M23 family metallopeptidase, which produces MIISPPFLPASGLTSTDASKPDPMMDAVDRFELAHGIYPVAADRTWHCGAHLAPDVHGPVHAIADGEVVAYRVCQHAMDDGNGNAGFVLLRHATETGDGRALTFYSLYMHLLPLAEYHTFGHDATRLPAFLHKPSGPDTQGKVTPAAKGNGQKVRRKDVLGFLGRYQGVPYMHFEIFTTPGDFDAYFGHTQLGVTSPATATTSDCWGHTCFTIPAGQQFYALPQGTDAHGKLHGIAFKAGYAGTNALPLAVEMYFSKGAKYTNVWSIAADGSRTLLTSAPVEEKDYEYDLYHRATALYEACPSDGYEMLRFGRILSMPATLPEAARATWVQIPYDTGKRGYIDISRAEVKKLSDADFPSFMGWQKISDGNTPFVSDGLCDVDLLKKLVRDAAASEQPTVVKEATEVQKADALSYYVKGHEEVRRALRGFICNAPSEWDSTHNETRFAKLLDEGGFYHGNRKGYEDFLKYLKELQFWDVTGLPAGEKLWFFHPLAFIRHFRKCGWIGTQELRQLMPAHAWLTQAGALYTPASTVLTSTQVVDRISPHLSNLNKTIRKYSINSSSERLAIFLAQTYLETDRWKTFKEYGLGTANPNIPAAQYYAAFYGRGIMQLTWASQYEAYGKFSARSDNYGAYVDLRITQASLHYWDDPRKKDSHGHIAIAGTPRHWAPYYDPDVLSANSLAACDSGGFFWIWKHHDGARHIGRVADLGISPETIHRVNVLVNGGFFGYFERFAFTWYVRDIFTDWLPSAMKISVTTPRHATVVVDLSRPV; this is translated from the coding sequence ATGATCATCAGCCCGCCCTTTCTGCCCGCATCGGGACTCACGTCCACCGACGCATCGAAGCCCGACCCCATGATGGATGCCGTCGACAGGTTCGAGCTGGCGCATGGCATCTATCCGGTCGCAGCCGACCGGACCTGGCATTGCGGCGCCCATCTTGCGCCGGACGTGCACGGTCCGGTCCATGCCATCGCCGACGGCGAGGTGGTGGCATACCGCGTCTGCCAGCATGCGATGGATGACGGCAACGGCAATGCGGGTTTCGTGCTGCTCAGGCACGCCACCGAAACGGGCGACGGACGCGCGCTGACGTTCTATTCGCTCTACATGCACCTGCTGCCGCTTGCTGAATACCACACGTTCGGACACGACGCGACCCGGCTACCGGCGTTCCTGCACAAACCATCCGGGCCGGATACCCAGGGCAAGGTCACGCCTGCGGCGAAGGGAAACGGCCAGAAGGTGCGGCGCAAGGATGTGCTGGGTTTTCTCGGGCGCTATCAGGGCGTCCCCTACATGCACTTCGAGATATTCACGACGCCGGGCGATTTCGATGCGTATTTCGGGCACACGCAGCTCGGAGTGACGTCGCCGGCAACAGCGACAACCTCGGACTGCTGGGGGCATACCTGTTTCACCATTCCTGCGGGACAGCAGTTTTACGCATTGCCCCAGGGAACGGACGCACACGGCAAACTCCACGGCATCGCTTTCAAGGCGGGCTACGCAGGCACGAATGCCCTGCCACTTGCCGTGGAGATGTACTTCAGCAAGGGAGCGAAGTACACCAACGTCTGGAGCATTGCGGCGGACGGCTCGCGCACGCTGCTCACATCCGCGCCGGTCGAGGAGAAGGACTACGAATACGATCTGTACCATCGCGCAACGGCGCTCTACGAAGCCTGCCCCAGCGACGGTTACGAGATGCTGCGCTTCGGGCGCATTCTTTCAATGCCTGCGACCCTCCCGGAGGCAGCCCGTGCGACGTGGGTGCAGATACCCTACGACACGGGGAAGCGGGGTTACATCGATATCAGCAGGGCAGAGGTCAAAAAGCTGTCTGACGCGGATTTCCCGTCCTTCATGGGCTGGCAGAAGATCAGCGACGGCAATACACCTTTTGTCAGTGACGGCCTGTGCGATGTCGACCTGTTGAAGAAGCTCGTCAGGGACGCCGCGGCCAGCGAGCAGCCCACAGTCGTGAAGGAAGCCACTGAAGTCCAGAAGGCAGACGCGCTCTCGTACTACGTGAAGGGCCATGAGGAAGTACGTCGGGCCCTGCGCGGATTCATCTGCAACGCGCCGAGCGAATGGGATAGCACGCACAACGAGACGCGCTTCGCGAAGCTGCTCGACGAAGGCGGGTTCTATCACGGCAACCGGAAGGGCTACGAGGATTTTCTGAAGTACCTCAAGGAACTGCAGTTCTGGGACGTGACGGGGTTGCCTGCGGGGGAGAAGCTCTGGTTCTTTCATCCGCTCGCGTTTATCCGGCATTTCAGGAAGTGTGGGTGGATTGGGACGCAAGAGTTGCGGCAATTGATGCCCGCGCACGCGTGGCTAACCCAAGCTGGAGCGCTTTATACACCGGCATCTACTGTACTAACCTCGACACAGGTCGTTGATCGTATTTCTCCGCATCTTTCCAATCTGAATAAGACGATTAGAAAGTACTCGATTAACTCGTCGTCAGAGAGGCTTGCGATTTTCTTGGCGCAAACATATCTTGAGACCGATCGGTGGAAGACGTTTAAGGAATATGGGCTTGGGACCGCTAACCCGAATATCCCCGCAGCTCAATACTACGCTGCATTCTATGGCCGTGGGATTATGCAATTGACATGGGCCAGCCAATACGAAGCGTATGGGAAATTTTCTGCGCGATCAGATAATTATGGAGCGTATGTTGACTTGCGAATTACGCAAGCGTCTCTTCATTATTGGGATGATCCGAGGAAAAAGGATTCTCATGGCCACATTGCTATAGCAGGAACTCCGAGACACTGGGCGCCTTACTATGATCCCGACGTTCTTTCGGCTAATTCATTGGCGGCGTGCGATAGCGGTGGTTTCTTTTGGATCTGGAAGCACCATGATGGAGCTCGGCATATTGGCCGGGTAGCTGATTTGGGTATTTCGCCAGAAACGATTCATAGGGTTAATGTGCTGGTAAACGGAGGTTTTTTTGGGTACTTCGAAAGATTTGCCTTTACTTGGTATGTGAGGGATATATTTACTGATTGGTTGCCATCTGCCATGAAAATTAGCGTCACAACGCCGAGGCATGCAACTGTTGTAGTGGATTTGTCGCGACCAGTATAA
- a CDS encoding PAAR domain-containing protein, with protein MKSPIRKGDKLENGGEVTEGSPWFEVMGRPLARKGDEAICEQHGPTAIAEGYGKFPDRDGRAVAFHHYRCACGCRLLSSLMNFNVA; from the coding sequence ATGAAATCCCCCATCCGCAAGGGCGACAAGCTGGAAAACGGTGGCGAAGTCACAGAGGGCTCACCGTGGTTCGAGGTGATGGGCCGTCCGCTCGCCCGCAAGGGTGACGAGGCGATCTGCGAGCAGCACGGACCCACTGCGATTGCCGAGGGTTACGGGAAATTTCCCGACCGGGACGGCAGGGCCGTCGCTTTTCACCACTATCGCTGTGCGTGCGGATGCCGGCTGCTTTCATCATTGATGAACTTCAACGTCGCGTAA
- a CDS encoding ImcF-related family protein has product MEQPASRGRLAIWGLPVAALVVALLAIGIVSVRGDMMGVASGEPKLKAIIAILAIFAIVVVSHLVLFATGTYGFAGRLFQRETGDHTKAAKPLRRDARLQRLYEELRVSHGWFWRRRLRWLLVNGTDGRIDQVAPGLKQAGVMHVGETVLVHASPDGIEAAKWLNQIRRLRRHCPVDGVVHVARADDPDTELPRRLSAIATALRWAAPVTFLHPVEAQGHAPERFEPVGTLLPGGSRRQAQAGAARAPALLDQLQQRTADIGVSQAGAPLWTAWMLEIAKYVSDEAAHIAASLGALAASNWLRAPLAGVLFAPVFAGTSPVPVPVVDREEAAGHEIPAIPAARAEPVSLVTPLQPPALLPVWKQITASMPHYRGRRTGLYWPNVLAACVLAAAVVWTVLLVVSGVGNRALVRDAQTAAEAALAAGPGTPQALRAQLALQNRIATLEYRRQHGAPWSLRAGLSRNDDLLAALWQPYQTVALRNLRQPVAQALEGQLAQLSQVRADEQQSHDAQQRAYSRLKAYLMLATPARTDAPFLKAQMLDVWPAVAGMRAGEWLDISQQLAGFWSGHLRAHPEWRLNASAPLVTQMRSTLVNQIGLAASDDVLYQRVLGEARGRYADVSLATLLAGADAHGLFTTTQTVPGLFTRAAWEGVVEKAIDDAVKGQHVEGDWVLTGEQPTARVNATTVEGAVGAAQAEAEARQGAAALKRRLRERYFADYTAAWASMLNSFQWLPASSFSAVIDQLTRLTDAQTSPLLAVMKSVQYQGEAGRPSQALTDTLVRKAQGLFDGGDSNATQAPVTNPLDRSFGPLLALMGAANAAQPGAGNSQAANGTNAAAFSGVSLPRVLTADTTVRLKLQQIQSSPDAQAMARALAQAVFQGKLSDLTQARDDAALTAASLGAQWAGFGQTMFVQPLDAAWEAVLQPAAASLNEAWRAGVAAPFASTFASRYPFSPTAADASFAEFGRYVRPDTGLVNRFIQVELSGVLKCQGDQWVPNELAPQSLQFDPKFLAMLRLIGPMGARLYAQGEAGYRFAIMPQSTPGVTRTELSVDGHRVAYFNQQEAWTPFAWPGDGLHGQASLTWQTLDAGVRIAFDSTGDWAFLRLLEKARVRALDDTRYELVWNGAAGADDAKAVSAASAVRVASAVTNPDAPPPLRYLLRVQAGAGPLELLKLRGFRMPERIFVTGRAGVIAGLPSLPPLPPELQP; this is encoded by the coding sequence ATGGAGCAACCGGCGTCACGGGGCCGCCTCGCGATCTGGGGCCTGCCCGTAGCGGCTCTCGTTGTCGCCCTGCTTGCGATCGGCATCGTCTCGGTGCGTGGCGACATGATGGGCGTAGCGTCCGGCGAGCCGAAGCTGAAGGCGATCATTGCCATTCTTGCCATCTTCGCTATCGTCGTCGTGTCCCATCTCGTACTGTTCGCGACCGGGACGTACGGTTTCGCGGGACGGCTCTTCCAGAGAGAGACTGGCGATCACACGAAGGCCGCAAAGCCACTCAGGCGCGATGCACGCCTGCAACGCCTGTACGAGGAGCTACGCGTCTCACACGGCTGGTTCTGGCGTCGCCGCCTGCGCTGGCTGCTGGTGAACGGCACAGACGGGCGTATTGATCAGGTTGCACCGGGCCTGAAGCAGGCGGGCGTCATGCACGTAGGCGAAACGGTTCTCGTGCACGCGTCGCCCGACGGCATCGAGGCGGCGAAGTGGCTCAACCAGATCCGGCGGCTGCGCCGGCATTGCCCGGTCGATGGGGTCGTGCACGTCGCGCGTGCTGACGATCCGGATACCGAACTGCCGCGCAGGCTGTCGGCCATCGCCACGGCGCTGCGCTGGGCAGCGCCCGTCACGTTCCTGCATCCGGTCGAGGCGCAGGGCCACGCGCCCGAACGGTTCGAGCCAGTGGGCACGCTCCTGCCCGGCGGTTCACGCAGGCAGGCACAGGCTGGCGCAGCCCGCGCGCCGGCGCTGCTGGACCAGTTGCAACAGCGGACCGCGGACATCGGCGTGTCGCAGGCAGGCGCGCCGCTCTGGACGGCGTGGATGCTGGAGATTGCGAAGTACGTCAGCGACGAGGCAGCGCACATCGCCGCGAGCCTGGGCGCGCTGGCTGCATCGAACTGGCTGCGCGCGCCGCTGGCCGGCGTCCTGTTCGCGCCGGTCTTTGCAGGCACGTCGCCCGTGCCGGTACCGGTCGTTGACCGTGAGGAAGCGGCGGGACACGAAATCCCGGCCATTCCGGCCGCCCGGGCGGAGCCTGTGAGCCTCGTCACGCCTCTCCAACCCCCGGCGCTGCTCCCGGTGTGGAAACAGATCACGGCTTCGATGCCGCACTACCGCGGCCGCCGCACGGGGCTGTACTGGCCCAACGTCCTCGCGGCGTGCGTGCTGGCCGCAGCCGTCGTGTGGACGGTGCTGCTCGTGGTGTCCGGTGTTGGCAACCGCGCGCTCGTTCGCGACGCACAGACCGCCGCTGAAGCGGCGCTTGCAGCAGGGCCCGGCACACCGCAGGCGCTGCGTGCACAGCTCGCCCTCCAGAACCGCATCGCGACACTCGAATACCGCCGGCAGCACGGCGCGCCGTGGTCCCTGCGGGCGGGCCTCTCACGCAACGACGACCTTCTCGCCGCACTGTGGCAGCCCTATCAGACGGTGGCCCTCCGCAACCTGCGCCAGCCCGTCGCGCAGGCACTCGAAGGGCAGCTCGCCCAGCTCTCGCAGGTCCGCGCCGACGAGCAGCAGAGCCATGACGCGCAACAGCGTGCGTACAGCCGCCTGAAGGCCTATCTCATGCTCGCCACGCCGGCCCGTACCGACGCACCGTTTCTCAAGGCGCAGATGCTCGACGTCTGGCCCGCGGTCGCCGGCATGCGCGCGGGCGAATGGCTCGATATCTCGCAGCAGCTCGCGGGCTTCTGGTCCGGTCACCTCAGGGCGCATCCGGAGTGGCGGCTGAACGCGTCGGCGCCGCTCGTCACGCAGATGCGCTCGACGCTCGTGAACCAGATCGGCCTCGCGGCCAGCGACGACGTGCTCTACCAGCGCGTGCTCGGCGAGGCGCGCGGCCGCTACGCCGACGTGTCGCTCGCCACGCTGCTGGCCGGTGCCGACGCACATGGCCTCTTCACGACCACGCAGACGGTGCCGGGCCTCTTCACGCGGGCGGCCTGGGAAGGCGTGGTCGAAAAAGCCATCGACGACGCCGTGAAAGGCCAGCATGTCGAAGGCGACTGGGTGCTGACCGGCGAACAGCCGACAGCGCGCGTCAATGCCACCACCGTGGAAGGCGCGGTCGGGGCGGCGCAGGCCGAAGCCGAGGCAAGACAGGGTGCGGCCGCCCTGAAAAGGCGGCTGCGCGAGCGCTATTTCGCCGACTACACGGCAGCCTGGGCGAGCATGCTCAACAGCTTCCAGTGGCTGCCCGCCAGCAGCTTCTCCGCCGTGATCGACCAGCTCACGCGCCTGACCGATGCACAGACCTCGCCGCTGCTGGCGGTCATGAAGTCGGTGCAGTACCAGGGCGAGGCGGGCCGTCCCTCGCAGGCGCTCACCGATACGCTCGTGCGCAAGGCGCAGGGGCTGTTCGACGGCGGCGACAGTAACGCGACACAGGCGCCCGTGACGAATCCGCTGGACCGCAGCTTCGGCCCGCTGCTCGCGCTGATGGGCGCGGCGAACGCGGCTCAGCCTGGCGCTGGGAACAGCCAGGCGGCCAACGGCACGAACGCCGCTGCGTTCAGCGGCGTGAGCCTCCCGCGCGTGCTGACCGCCGATACGACCGTGCGCCTGAAGCTGCAGCAGATCCAGTCGAGCCCGGACGCACAGGCGATGGCGCGTGCGCTCGCGCAGGCGGTGTTCCAGGGCAAGCTCTCCGATCTCACGCAGGCGCGCGACGACGCAGCGCTGACTGCAGCGAGCCTGGGCGCACAGTGGGCGGGTTTCGGGCAGACGATGTTCGTGCAACCGCTCGACGCGGCATGGGAGGCCGTGCTCCAGCCCGCAGCCGCGAGCCTGAACGAGGCATGGCGCGCGGGCGTGGCGGCCCCGTTCGCCTCGACGTTCGCCTCGCGCTATCCGTTCTCGCCGACGGCCGCGGATGCGTCCTTCGCCGAATTCGGCCGTTACGTGCGTCCCGATACGGGGCTCGTCAACCGCTTCATCCAGGTCGAGTTGTCCGGTGTGCTCAAGTGCCAGGGCGACCAGTGGGTGCCGAACGAACTCGCGCCGCAGTCGCTGCAGTTCGATCCGAAGTTCCTCGCCATGCTGCGCCTGATCGGCCCGATGGGCGCGCGACTCTACGCGCAGGGCGAGGCCGGCTATCGCTTCGCGATCATGCCGCAGTCCACGCCGGGCGTGACGCGCACGGAGCTTTCCGTCGACGGCCACCGTGTCGCCTACTTCAACCAGCAGGAAGCGTGGACGCCGTTCGCGTGGCCGGGCGACGGCCTGCACGGCCAGGCGTCGCTGACGTGGCAGACGCTGGACGCGGGCGTGCGCATCGCGTTCGATAGTACCGGCGACTGGGCCTTCCTGCGCCTGCTGGAAAAGGCCCGGGTGAGGGCGCTTGACGATACGCGCTACGAACTGGTCTGGAACGGCGCGGCAGGTGCCGATGACGCGAAGGCGGTATCGGCGGCGAGTGCCGTCCGCGTGGCCAGTGCTGTTACGAACCCCGATGCACCGCCGCCGCTGCGCTACCTGCTGCGCGTACAGGCGGGGGCGGGGCCGCTGGAACTGCTGAAGCTGCGCGGCTTCCGGATGCCGGAGCGCATCTTCGTGACCGGCCGCGCGGGCGTGATCGCTGGCCTGCCGTCACTGCCGCCGCTGCCACCGGAGTTGCAGCCGTGA
- the tssF gene encoding type VI secretion system baseplate subunit TssF, translating into MTAPWKPHQQEDASPLLRYFDAEMRYLREAGREFASSQPDAARRLGMQPGQARGEEDGPVRAVSEGFALLVARLRMKLDDGMPEVTEGLLDNLYGHMARPVPSLSIIECLPLNRGGSMTASIPAGALVRSAPVGPDGVRCPFRTTQTVDLLPLSIEDASVAVRADGRTVIRLTLGLWFGDQREHVDLLRIRLYLHGDRPAAAALYAALTRQVASVGLRLPSVRDGELLPLDGVRFESAGFGPSTRLWPVTDPARNEALDREQTLLEYFVFPQKFHFVDLCGFDSAMVPANETRLTFEIELDGRMPGDHPVGRDSFRLFCTPVINLFEVDALPLHPAGWHDTEHRVRVHPAVEDHVEPYDLLTVTAADPEGSARHAYTPFTSFRHRGWMLRYDNPERYFHTATRHGAVGRELWVTLAGQLWAGTYRDAYHDAHDDAHADEERPPPDHHVMVRSLANNGRLPRLALAQATITETVSGFTGIASVRNLTPPSLPQYPPRDYPGYDWRVLGHYTANGSNEFNRMLVDGAPVLREVLELYDWAPDDAISRRIEAIRSVRFSQEQTIRRRDVFPVVRVHVELDAAGFDGPGDVVLFGDVLACFLGRYASLQYSVQLALTVDGEETLWPGTDWKGAAC; encoded by the coding sequence GTGACCGCACCATGGAAGCCGCACCAGCAGGAAGATGCCAGTCCGCTGCTGCGCTATTTCGATGCGGAGATGCGCTATCTGCGTGAAGCCGGGCGCGAGTTCGCGAGCAGCCAGCCGGACGCCGCGCGGCGCCTCGGCATGCAACCGGGCCAGGCGCGCGGCGAGGAGGACGGACCGGTCCGGGCGGTCAGTGAAGGCTTCGCGCTGCTCGTTGCGCGGCTGCGCATGAAGCTCGACGACGGCATGCCGGAAGTCACCGAAGGGCTGCTCGACAACCTCTACGGGCACATGGCACGCCCGGTTCCGTCGCTGTCCATCATCGAATGCCTGCCCCTGAACCGCGGCGGTTCCATGACGGCGAGCATTCCTGCCGGGGCCTTGGTGCGCTCGGCGCCCGTTGGGCCCGATGGCGTGCGCTGCCCGTTCCGCACGACGCAGACGGTCGACCTGCTGCCGCTCTCCATCGAGGATGCCTCCGTGGCCGTCCGTGCGGACGGACGCACGGTCATCCGCCTGACGCTGGGCCTCTGGTTCGGGGACCAGCGCGAGCATGTGGACCTCTTGCGCATCCGCCTGTACCTGCATGGCGACCGGCCTGCCGCGGCCGCACTATACGCGGCGCTGACGCGCCAGGTCGCGTCAGTCGGCCTGCGTCTGCCGTCCGTGCGCGACGGCGAGCTGTTGCCGCTCGACGGTGTGCGCTTCGAGTCGGCGGGCTTCGGCCCATCCACGCGGCTGTGGCCGGTCACGGACCCCGCGCGCAACGAGGCACTCGATCGCGAACAGACGCTGCTCGAGTATTTCGTGTTCCCGCAGAAATTCCACTTCGTCGACCTCTGCGGCTTCGACAGCGCGATGGTGCCGGCGAACGAAACGCGCCTGACCTTCGAGATCGAACTGGACGGCCGCATGCCCGGCGACCACCCTGTGGGCCGCGACAGCTTCCGGCTCTTCTGCACGCCGGTGATCAACCTGTTCGAGGTCGATGCGCTGCCGCTGCATCCCGCCGGCTGGCACGACACGGAGCATCGCGTGCGCGTGCATCCGGCCGTGGAGGACCACGTCGAGCCCTACGACCTGCTCACGGTGACGGCCGCCGACCCCGAGGGCAGCGCCCGGCATGCCTACACACCATTCACGAGCTTCCGGCATCGCGGCTGGATGCTGCGCTACGACAACCCCGAACGGTACTTCCATACCGCCACGCGCCATGGCGCGGTGGGGCGTGAACTGTGGGTGACGCTGGCCGGTCAGCTGTGGGCAGGGACGTACCGCGACGCGTACCACGACGCACACGACGACGCGCACGCAGATGAAGAGCGTCCGCCACCTGACCACCATGTGATGGTGCGCTCGCTCGCGAACAACGGACGCCTGCCGCGCCTCGCCCTCGCGCAGGCGACGATCACCGAAACCGTTTCGGGCTTCACCGGTATCGCGTCGGTGCGCAACCTGACGCCACCGAGCCTGCCGCAGTACCCGCCGCGCGACTACCCCGGCTACGACTGGCGCGTGCTGGGCCACTACACCGCGAACGGCTCGAACGAATTCAACCGAATGCTCGTGGACGGAGCGCCGGTGCTACGCGAGGTGCTCGAACTCTACGACTGGGCGCCGGACGATGCGATCTCGCGGCGTATCGAGGCGATCCGGTCGGTGCGTTTCTCGCAGGAGCAGACCATCCGGCGCAGGGACGTGTTCCCGGTCGTGCGCGTCCACGTCGAACTGGATGCGGCCGGCTTCGACGGACCGGGCGATGTCGTGCTGTTCGGCGACGTGCTGGCCTGTTTCCTCGGGCGCTACGCGAGCCTGCAGTATTCCGTACAACTGGCGCTGACGGTCGATGGCGAGGAAACGCTTTGGCCGGGCACCGACTGGAAGGGAGCCGCATGCTGA
- the tssJ gene encoding type VI secretion system lipoprotein TssJ, which yields MLMTTWIRRYAPGVILALTVSACATWQSVKEGAVSATRAVFEAKVEQMNLVITARGALNPDAHGASLPVVLRIVQLKDGKAFATATPGQMLEGSEALKAATLWSRDVTLGPGQTVKVSEPIGDAANYVGVAAFFRDTDSSEWSVLVPKSQWKKTDPVRLMAADRSLEMETERR from the coding sequence ATGCTGATGACAACGTGGATCAGGCGATACGCGCCCGGCGTAATCCTCGCGCTGACGGTTTCCGCATGCGCAACATGGCAGTCGGTGAAGGAGGGCGCCGTGAGCGCCACGCGCGCGGTGTTCGAGGCGAAGGTCGAGCAGATGAATCTGGTGATCACGGCACGCGGGGCGCTGAACCCGGACGCACACGGCGCGTCGCTGCCGGTCGTGCTGCGCATCGTCCAGCTGAAGGACGGGAAGGCATTCGCCACGGCGACCCCCGGGCAGATGCTCGAAGGCAGCGAGGCGCTGAAGGCTGCAACACTCTGGAGCCGCGACGTAACCCTGGGGCCGGGGCAGACGGTCAAGGTGTCCGAGCCGATCGGCGATGCGGCGAACTACGTGGGCGTGGCGGCGTTCTTCCGCGATACGGACAGTAGCGAATGGTCCGTGCTCGTGCCGAAGTCGCAGTGGAAGAAAACCGACCCGGTGAGGCTGATGGCCGCGGATCGCAGCCTGGAAATGGAGACGGAGCGAAGGTGA